The Mesorhizobium koreense genome includes a window with the following:
- a CDS encoding oligosaccharide flippase family protein: MTAVRRALLLSTADRYFTFASNFAVAAAVSRILTPAEIGVSVVGMAILGIALSVREFASSTFLIQREVLTREDIRASSTVMLVLTALIVAVLLAATPALVRAYGEERLGAYFHIVCASLFLDLIAIQIVSLLRREMAYVRIVIIDLAGAVVGALTTIVLALSGFSYMSFAWAWLATSVVAGVISLAVHPQPWIFKPCFSHWHGVVRFGGYNGGIALLYKVYDTIPYMLFGWILSPQAAAIFSRSLMICQLPNKLILGGAMSVILPAFSEQAREGRSLKEPYLHALEIITALYWPAFLVLAVMAEPVVQVVLGGQWHEVAPLVRVIAIASLFSFSFEVNYPVMVAMGAIRQSFFRALATFPASAAILIGAILVGGLHMAAWSTLFIIPFQAVVSMSFVKHRLGISHFDVLLALWKSGVAALASAAGPLCIALALGADWRLSFGHAVVAGAAALAGWLVGLKVTKHPLLEEVAHVASAVRANWPFRTAMTPVLEK; this comes from the coding sequence ATGACCGCCGTCAGACGCGCGCTGCTGCTCAGTACCGCGGACCGCTATTTCACTTTCGCCAGCAATTTTGCCGTGGCAGCGGCCGTATCGCGCATCCTGACACCGGCTGAGATCGGTGTGTCGGTCGTCGGTATGGCCATCCTCGGCATAGCGCTTTCGGTGCGGGAATTTGCCAGTTCCACATTCCTTATCCAGCGCGAGGTGCTGACGCGAGAGGACATACGCGCCTCGTCGACGGTGATGCTCGTACTGACGGCTCTCATCGTCGCCGTACTTCTCGCCGCGACGCCGGCGCTTGTGCGCGCCTATGGCGAGGAAAGGCTGGGCGCGTATTTCCATATCGTCTGTGCTTCCCTGTTCCTCGACCTGATCGCTATTCAGATCGTCTCTCTTTTACGGCGCGAGATGGCCTACGTACGCATCGTGATCATCGATCTGGCGGGAGCGGTTGTGGGCGCGCTGACGACTATCGTCCTCGCGCTATCGGGTTTCAGCTATATGAGCTTTGCCTGGGCATGGCTTGCCACCAGCGTCGTCGCCGGCGTCATTTCTCTTGCCGTGCATCCGCAACCCTGGATATTCAAGCCTTGCTTCAGCCATTGGCACGGCGTGGTCCGGTTCGGCGGATACAACGGTGGGATTGCGCTTCTCTACAAGGTCTACGACACCATTCCCTACATGCTGTTCGGCTGGATCCTGTCGCCCCAGGCCGCCGCTATCTTCAGCCGCAGCCTGATGATCTGCCAATTGCCCAACAAACTCATTCTCGGTGGCGCGATGTCCGTCATTCTCCCGGCGTTTTCGGAACAAGCCAGGGAAGGCAGGAGCCTGAAGGAGCCCTATCTTCACGCCCTGGAGATAATCACGGCACTTTACTGGCCGGCCTTTCTGGTCCTTGCGGTTATGGCCGAACCCGTCGTCCAGGTCGTGCTTGGCGGCCAATGGCACGAGGTCGCTCCGCTGGTGCGAGTGATCGCGATCGCCTCACTGTTCTCCTTCAGCTTCGAGGTAAATTATCCCGTCATGGTCGCGATGGGAGCCATAAGGCAATCGTTCTTCCGGGCGCTGGCGACGTTTCCGGCTTCCGCCGCCATTCTCATTGGAGCCATTCTGGTAGGCGGCTTGCACATGGCGGCGTGGAGCACGCTCTTCATCATTCCGTTTCAGGCGGTGGTCTCGATGTCTTTCGTCAAGCACCGTCTAGGCATAAGCCATTTCGACGTTCTGCTGGCCTTGTGGAAGAGCGGCGTGGCGGCGCTTGCGAGCGCGGCCGGCCCCCTTTGTATCGCCCTGGCGCTCGGAGCGGATTGGCGGCTTTCCTTCGGCCACGCCGTGGTCGCAGGCGCAGCCGCGCTCGCGGGCTGGCTGGTCGGCCTAAAGGTCACGAAGCATCCGTTGCTCGAAGAGGTGGCGCATGTCGCTTCGGCCGTGCGGGCGAATTGGCCGTTCAGGACAGCCATGACGCCTGTTCTGGAAAAGTAG
- a CDS encoding LLM class flavin-dependent oxidoreductase — MKKIGFLSFGHWTPSPQSQTRSASDALLQSIDLAIAAEELGADGAYFRVHHFARQLASPFPLLAAVGARTKRIEIGTAVIDMRYENPLYMVEDAGAADLIADGRLQLGISRGSPEQVIDGWRHFGYAPAEGETDADMARRHAQIFFDMLRGKGFAEPNPRPMFPNPPGLLRVEPHSEGLRDRIWWGAATNATAEWAAKLGMNLQSSTLKFDEGGQPFHVQQAIQIRAFREAWKAAGHEREPRVSVSRSIFALVDDRDRMYFGRGNESSDQIGFIDENTRAIFGRSYAAEPDKLIEELKGDEAVAEADTLLLTVPNQLGVDYNAHVIEAILTHVAPALGWR; from the coding sequence ATGAAAAAGATCGGCTTCCTCTCGTTCGGGCACTGGACGCCCTCGCCCCAATCGCAGACGCGATCGGCGTCCGACGCGCTCCTGCAGTCGATCGACCTGGCGATCGCGGCAGAGGAACTCGGCGCGGACGGCGCTTATTTCCGCGTCCATCATTTCGCTCGCCAGCTTGCTTCGCCCTTCCCGCTGCTGGCGGCAGTCGGCGCCAGGACGAAACGCATCGAGATCGGCACCGCGGTCATCGACATGCGCTACGAGAACCCGCTCTACATGGTCGAGGACGCGGGCGCGGCGGACCTCATTGCCGACGGGCGTCTGCAACTTGGCATCAGCCGCGGCTCGCCCGAGCAGGTGATCGACGGCTGGCGCCATTTCGGCTACGCGCCCGCCGAAGGCGAGACCGACGCCGACATGGCGCGTCGGCACGCGCAGATATTTTTCGATATGCTGCGCGGCAAGGGTTTCGCCGAACCCAATCCGCGGCCGATGTTCCCCAACCCGCCCGGCCTGCTACGCGTCGAGCCGCATTCGGAGGGCCTGCGCGATCGGATATGGTGGGGCGCCGCCACCAACGCCACGGCCGAATGGGCCGCTAAGCTCGGGATGAACCTGCAAAGTTCCACGCTCAAATTCGATGAAGGCGGCCAGCCCTTCCATGTCCAGCAGGCTATCCAGATCAGGGCCTTCCGCGAGGCCTGGAAAGCAGCCGGCCACGAGCGTGAGCCACGCGTCTCGGTCAGCCGCAGCATCTTCGCGCTGGTGGACGATCGCGACCGGATGTATTTCGGACGCGGGAACGAAAGTTCCGATCAGATCGGCTTCATCGACGAGAACACAAGGGCGATCTTCGGGCGTAGCTATGCCGCCGAGCCGGACAAGCTCATCGAGGAACTGAAGGGCGACGAGGCCGTTGCCGAGGCGGACACGCTCCTGCTCACCGTCCCCAACCAGCTCGGCGTCGACTACAACGCACACGTCATCGAAGCTATCCTGACCCATGTCGCTCCGGCGCTCGGCTGGCGCTGA
- a CDS encoding PTS sugar transporter subunit IIA yields MTTNLSLPPGEMPESASARQLIALPRYIVSGPSRKPPTDTAEARQPMAGTGGILREQDIVLAMVAKGKRSTLAKIADRLGQRLDIRGSAVLAALLRRERLGSTGIGHGVAVPHARLDGIAAPVAMLTVLESPVWFGAPDDEPVDLLLTLLWPKGDVAGFLPTLASFCRLLRQPDRRARLRASAKPAEARVWLGLHEKDFVEEPPAARRRQRQPSAGATWVRIASMTCAL; encoded by the coding sequence ATGACCACGAACCTTTCTCTCCCGCCTGGCGAAATGCCGGAAAGCGCCTCCGCGCGCCAATTGATCGCCCTGCCGCGCTACATCGTCTCCGGGCCATCCCGCAAGCCTCCGACCGACACGGCGGAAGCCCGTCAGCCGATGGCGGGGACAGGCGGGATCCTACGTGAACAAGACATCGTTCTCGCCATGGTGGCGAAAGGAAAGCGGTCCACGCTTGCCAAGATCGCGGACCGGCTCGGCCAACGCCTCGACATCCGCGGAAGTGCTGTCCTGGCCGCGCTTCTTCGTCGCGAGCGTCTCGGATCGACCGGCATCGGGCATGGCGTGGCCGTTCCGCATGCGCGGCTCGACGGCATTGCGGCACCTGTCGCGATGCTCACCGTGCTTGAGAGTCCGGTCTGGTTCGGCGCTCCCGACGACGAGCCGGTCGACCTCCTGCTGACGCTTCTATGGCCGAAAGGCGATGTAGCGGGCTTCCTGCCGACGCTCGCTTCGTTCTGCCGCCTGCTACGCCAACCCGACCGGCGCGCGCGCCTTCGCGCATCGGCGAAACCGGCCGAGGCACGCGTCTGGCTGGGGTTGCACGAAAAAGATTTCGTGGAGGAGCCTCCAGCGGCCAGGCGGCGTCAGCGCCAGCCGAGCGCCGGAGCGACATGGGTCAGGATAGCTTCGATGACGTGTGCGTTGTAG
- the mnhG gene encoding monovalent cation/H(+) antiporter subunit G, which produces MTPAELLPAWAALLVALLVLIGAGLALIGAIGTLKLDSFFERVHAPTLGTSWGTGAIVLASIVCFSVLGSRLVVHEILIGIFITVTTPVTLMLLARAVLYRERAEGRDNVPPRSIVFRRQDEPSTGKSKPEGM; this is translated from the coding sequence ATGACGCCCGCGGAATTATTGCCGGCCTGGGCGGCGCTTCTTGTCGCCCTTCTTGTCCTGATCGGCGCCGGGCTGGCGCTGATCGGTGCGATCGGCACGCTCAAACTCGACAGCTTCTTCGAACGCGTCCACGCACCGACACTCGGGACGAGTTGGGGTACGGGCGCAATCGTGCTCGCCTCGATCGTCTGTTTCTCGGTGCTCGGTTCCCGCTTGGTCGTCCACGAGATCCTGATCGGCATCTTCATCACCGTCACCACGCCGGTTACGCTGATGCTGCTTGCGCGGGCCGTGCTTTACCGCGAGCGGGCCGAAGGCAGGGATAACGTACCACCGCGCTCCATCGTGTTTCGACGGCAGGATGAGCCTTCGACCGGAAAGTCAAAACCGGAAGGAATGTAG
- a CDS encoding K+/H+ antiporter subunit F has translation MSAAILVWSLAVAQAMLVVAMACNTYRIVRGPRAQDRVLCLDAIYVNAMLLILTIGIRTGSTLYFEAALAIAIIGFVSSAALAKFLMRGEVIE, from the coding sequence ATGAGCGCCGCCATCCTTGTCTGGTCCCTCGCGGTCGCGCAGGCGATGCTCGTGGTAGCCATGGCGTGCAACACCTATCGGATCGTTCGCGGGCCGCGCGCGCAGGATCGTGTGCTGTGTCTCGACGCCATATATGTGAACGCCATGCTCCTGATCCTGACCATCGGCATCCGCACCGGGAGCACGCTTTATTTCGAGGCGGCGCTGGCGATCGCGATCATAGGCTTCGTCTCGAGTGCCGCACTCGCCAAGTTCCTCATGCGTGGCGAGGTAATCGAATGA
- a CDS encoding Na+/H+ antiporter subunit E: MSRVLPHPLLAASLVLLWMLLNAFSLGHFLLGIVVALIATRAVAALQIPKPRLRRWQLIPQLVVIVLYDILRSNIAVAGIILMGRRRKHVSGFVAIPLDLRDRNGLAILACIVTSTPGTAWVEYAADSGVLVIHVLDLVTKEEWVDLIKDRYESLLLEIFE, translated from the coding sequence ATGAGCCGGGTGTTGCCTCATCCGCTGCTGGCGGCTTCCCTCGTCCTCTTATGGATGTTGCTCAACGCCTTCTCGCTCGGCCACTTCCTGCTCGGGATCGTGGTCGCGCTGATCGCAACGCGCGCGGTGGCGGCCTTGCAAATTCCAAAGCCGAGGCTGAGGCGCTGGCAGCTCATCCCGCAACTTGTCGTCATCGTGCTTTACGACATCCTTCGCTCAAACATCGCTGTCGCCGGCATCATCCTTATGGGCCGCCGTCGTAAACACGTGTCGGGATTCGTCGCCATACCGCTCGATCTGCGTGACAGGAACGGACTGGCGATACTTGCCTGCATCGTCACGAGCACGCCGGGCACGGCCTGGGTCGAATACGCCGCGGACTCCGGTGTCTTGGTGATCCATGTCCTCGATCTGGTCACCAAGGAGGAGTGGGTGGACCTGATCAAGGATCGTTACGAGAGCCTGTTGCTGGAGATATTCGAATGA
- a CDS encoding monovalent cation/H+ antiporter subunit D, producing MEWSRHLLILPILLPLVTGATLLLIDETHRTLKALINFASTLLLLFVTLVLMHIADAAPADGAALSWSYAVGGWPAPFAIVLVLDRLAALMLVLTSVLALASLTFSMARWHRAGPHFHTLFQFLLMGLGGAFLTGDLFNLFVFFEVVLAASYGLLLHGGGVFRVRSGMHYIAINLAASLLFLVGVSLIYGVAGTLNMADLALRLPSVAPEDRTLLQAGAAVLGVAFLVKAGMWPLCFWLPPAYMAAAAPVAAIFAVLSKVGIYVILRLSLLIFGSAAGELTGFGGTVLLLGGMATIAFGAFGVLASQAMGRLAGYSLLVSSGTLLAAVGMGDVAVVSGALYYLVSSTLTIAALFMLIELVERAREPGADLLTVTMAAYGDEVDAEEDEEEEVGVMMPGALAVLGVCFGCLALLLAGLPPLSGFIAKFALLTAMLNLDGLGAPTEIPARTWILVALVILSGLAALVAMMRTGIRTFWAPLEVIVPRVRVVEVAPIVALIGLCLALTVEGGAMIRYTEATARALHVPADYIGGVLEAGSMKAATP from the coding sequence ATGGAGTGGAGCCGGCACCTGCTCATCCTCCCGATATTGCTGCCGCTCGTCACCGGAGCTACGCTACTGCTCATCGACGAGACACACCGCACGCTGAAAGCGCTGATTAATTTTGCGTCGACCCTGTTGTTGCTGTTCGTAACCTTGGTACTGATGCACATTGCCGACGCGGCCCCGGCGGACGGCGCGGCTCTGTCATGGTCTTATGCCGTTGGCGGGTGGCCGGCGCCTTTTGCGATCGTGCTGGTGCTCGACCGGCTGGCGGCGCTGATGTTGGTCCTGACATCGGTGCTGGCGCTCGCTTCGCTCACTTTCTCGATGGCGCGCTGGCACAGGGCCGGCCCGCATTTCCACACCCTCTTCCAGTTTCTGCTGATGGGGCTGGGCGGCGCCTTCCTTACCGGCGACCTGTTCAATCTGTTCGTCTTCTTCGAGGTCGTGCTGGCGGCATCCTATGGATTGCTGCTGCATGGCGGCGGCGTGTTCCGCGTTCGCTCCGGCATGCATTATATCGCGATCAACCTGGCCGCCTCGCTCCTCTTCCTGGTCGGTGTCAGCCTGATATATGGCGTCGCCGGCACCCTCAACATGGCGGACCTTGCGCTGCGGTTGCCTTCCGTGGCGCCGGAAGATCGGACGCTCTTGCAGGCAGGTGCGGCCGTCCTCGGCGTCGCCTTTCTGGTGAAGGCGGGCATGTGGCCGCTCTGCTTCTGGCTGCCTCCAGCCTACATGGCGGCGGCAGCGCCGGTCGCGGCGATCTTCGCGGTGCTGAGCAAGGTCGGCATCTATGTAATCCTGCGCCTCTCGCTCCTCATCTTCGGCAGTGCGGCAGGAGAACTGACCGGTTTCGGCGGTACGGTGCTCCTGCTTGGAGGCATGGCGACCATCGCCTTCGGCGCTTTCGGCGTGCTTGCTTCACAGGCGATGGGGCGGCTTGCCGGTTACAGCCTGCTGGTTTCGTCGGGCACGCTGCTCGCGGCTGTCGGCATGGGCGATGTCGCCGTCGTATCGGGGGCGCTTTATTATCTTGTCAGTTCGACACTGACCATTGCCGCGCTTTTTATGCTGATCGAACTGGTCGAGCGCGCGCGCGAACCCGGCGCCGATCTGCTTACCGTCACCATGGCCGCCTACGGCGACGAGGTCGATGCGGAAGAGGACGAGGAAGAGGAGGTCGGCGTGATGATGCCTGGCGCGCTCGCCGTTCTCGGCGTCTGCTTCGGCTGCCTGGCGCTTCTGTTGGCAGGCCTGCCACCGCTCTCGGGCTTCATCGCCAAGTTCGCTCTCCTGACGGCAATGCTCAATCTTGACGGGCTCGGTGCCCCGACCGAGATTCCTGCGCGCACCTGGATACTCGTCGCGCTGGTGATCCTCTCCGGCCTTGCCGCGCTGGTCGCGATGATGCGCACCGGCATCCGCACTTTCTGGGCGCCACTCGAGGTGATTGTACCGCGTGTGCGCGTCGTGGAGGTGGCCCCGATCGTCGCACTGATCGGCCTTTGCCTCGCGCTCACTGTCGAGGGCGGCGCCATGATCCGCTACACGGAGGCGACGGCCCGCGCGCTGCATGTACCCGCGGACTATATCGGCGGTGTCCTGGAGGCAGGCAGCATGAAGGCGGCTACGCCATGA
- a CDS encoding Na+/H+ antiporter subunit C: MELTLAIAIGVLAGSGVWLILRPRTYQVVIGLSLLAYAVNLFIFSMGRLRVGAPPVLGAGGATDPAGYADPVPQALVLTAIVIGFATTALFLVVLIASRGLTGSDHVDGREQR; the protein is encoded by the coding sequence ATGGAACTGACGCTCGCCATCGCCATCGGGGTACTCGCCGGTTCGGGCGTCTGGCTTATCCTGCGCCCGCGCACCTATCAGGTCGTGATCGGTCTTTCGCTGCTAGCCTACGCAGTCAACCTCTTCATCTTCTCGATGGGCCGCCTTCGCGTCGGGGCTCCGCCAGTGCTGGGCGCGGGCGGCGCTACCGACCCGGCCGGCTATGCCGACCCGGTTCCCCAGGCGCTGGTGCTGACCGCGATCGTCATCGGCTTCGCCACCACGGCGCTCTTCCTTGTGGTGCTGATCGCCTCGCGCGGCCTCACCGGCAGCGACCACGTCGACGGGCGGGAGCAGCGCTGA
- a CDS encoding monovalent cation/H+ antiporter subunit A has protein sequence MMEPSALVLIVALPFVAGLATLVLRSDSRALATGIAGLTTLACLVLTALLYPSISGGESVRREVEWIPSLGLDFALRMDGFAWFFTFLVSVIGLLVVIYTRYYISSEDPVRRFYFLFLAFMGSMLGIVLSGNLILLVVFWELTSIFSFLLVGYWHHNPAARDGARMALTVTAVGGLALLAGVLLIGHIVGSYDLDVVLGSGDAIRTSPLYVPALLLILLGAFTKSAQFPFHFWLPNAMAAPTPVSAFLHSATMVKAGVFLMARLWPVLSATPEWFTIVGLVGMASFVLGAYLAMFQQDLKGLLAYSTISHLGLTTLLLSLGSPLGLVAAIFHMLNHATFKASLFMAAGIIDHESGTRDLRRLSGLYRYMPITGTLATVASAAMAGVPLLNGFLSKEMFFAEAVATHADSWVDVAAPYAAVLGSALAVTYSMRLIHSIFMGAPPESFPREPHEPPFWMRFPVTFLVIACLVVGIVPGLTVGPFLKVAASSALGTPAPEYSLAIWHGFTVPFAMSLVALGGGALLYLLIGNYLEKAERPLIFGRIEGNRIFEVVMMAISWRGARFVEAVFGTRRLQPQMLALVIVAILAALLPLSGGLGFGGFRGGTVDPTFFILWAVGMVCAVAAAYQAKYHRLAALVLMGGTGLVTCITFVWLSAPDLAATQLVVEIVTTVLIMLGLRWLPKRSETLVEPTGVLALMRRARDLAVAVIAGAGMAVISYAVMTRAPPDTIANFFVEKSYSEGGGRNVVNVILVDFRGFDTLGEITVLGIVALTVFALLRRFRPAPDSIERPEQQRIQYANDEEDPDREPGATASDYLFVPSIIMQWMFAVVIVLAAYLLLRGHDAPGGGFAAGVALAAGFILQYMAAGTNWVESRLRVLPVRWIGGGLLLAAFTGAAAILFGRPFLTSYFRYAELPLIGKVPLASAALFDLGVFALVVGATVLMLIAIAHQSIRRLRAARVEEQ, from the coding sequence ATGATGGAGCCTTCGGCGCTGGTCCTGATCGTTGCCTTGCCGTTCGTCGCAGGCCTGGCGACCCTCGTCCTCCGATCCGATTCACGTGCCCTGGCGACGGGGATCGCCGGCCTTACCACGCTTGCCTGTCTTGTGCTGACGGCGTTGCTCTACCCCTCGATCAGCGGCGGCGAAAGTGTCCGCCGGGAGGTCGAATGGATACCCTCCCTCGGCCTCGATTTCGCGCTCAGGATGGACGGCTTCGCCTGGTTCTTCACCTTCCTCGTCAGCGTCATCGGGCTGCTCGTCGTCATCTATACGCGTTACTACATCTCGTCCGAGGATCCGGTCCGCCGCTTCTATTTCCTGTTCCTCGCGTTCATGGGGTCGATGCTCGGGATTGTCCTCTCGGGGAACCTGATCCTACTCGTCGTCTTCTGGGAACTGACCAGCATTTTCTCCTTCCTTCTGGTCGGCTACTGGCACCACAATCCGGCGGCGCGCGACGGTGCCCGCATGGCGCTCACGGTCACGGCGGTCGGAGGGCTGGCGCTGCTCGCGGGCGTTCTGCTGATCGGCCATATCGTCGGCAGCTATGACCTCGATGTCGTGCTCGGTTCTGGCGATGCGATCCGCACGAGCCCGCTCTATGTTCCTGCGCTCCTCCTGATCCTTCTCGGCGCGTTCACCAAGAGCGCCCAGTTCCCGTTTCATTTCTGGCTGCCCAACGCGATGGCCGCTCCGACGCCGGTCTCAGCCTTCCTGCATTCGGCGACGATGGTGAAGGCAGGCGTTTTCCTGATGGCACGGCTGTGGCCGGTGCTTTCCGCTACGCCCGAATGGTTTACCATAGTGGGGCTGGTGGGGATGGCGTCGTTCGTGCTCGGCGCCTACCTGGCCATGTTCCAGCAGGACTTGAAGGGTCTGCTCGCCTATTCGACGATCAGCCATCTCGGGCTGACGACATTGCTGCTCAGCCTCGGCAGCCCGCTCGGCCTGGTCGCCGCCATTTTCCATATGCTGAACCACGCGACGTTCAAGGCATCGCTTTTCATGGCCGCAGGCATCATCGACCATGAGTCCGGCACGCGCGATCTGAGGCGGCTGAGCGGCCTTTACCGCTACATGCCGATAACCGGAACACTGGCTACCGTCGCGAGCGCGGCCATGGCCGGCGTGCCGCTCCTGAACGGCTTCCTGTCGAAGGAGATGTTCTTCGCCGAGGCAGTGGCGACCCATGCCGATTCTTGGGTCGATGTTGCCGCGCCTTATGCAGCGGTGCTCGGAAGCGCGCTTGCCGTCACCTATTCGATGCGGCTGATCCATTCGATCTTCATGGGCGCGCCGCCCGAAAGCTTTCCGCGCGAGCCGCACGAGCCGCCCTTCTGGATGCGCTTTCCCGTCACGTTCCTGGTCATCGCATGCCTTGTCGTCGGCATTGTGCCGGGCCTGACCGTCGGACCATTCCTGAAGGTCGCCGCCTCGTCCGCGCTCGGCACTCCCGCGCCTGAATACAGCCTCGCCATATGGCACGGCTTCACCGTGCCTTTTGCGATGAGCCTTGTGGCGCTCGGCGGCGGCGCGCTGCTTTATCTTTTGATCGGCAACTATCTCGAGAAGGCGGAGCGCCCGCTCATCTTCGGCCGCATCGAAGGCAATCGCATCTTCGAAGTAGTGATGATGGCCATATCCTGGCGCGGGGCCCGCTTCGTGGAAGCAGTGTTCGGCACGAGGCGTCTGCAGCCGCAGATGCTGGCGCTCGTCATCGTCGCGATCCTGGCCGCGCTCCTGCCGCTCTCCGGCGGTCTCGGCTTTGGCGGCTTCCGGGGAGGGACGGTCGATCCGACCTTCTTTATCCTCTGGGCGGTGGGCATGGTGTGCGCGGTCGCTGCCGCCTACCAGGCAAAATACCATCGCCTCGCAGCCCTTGTCCTGATGGGCGGGACCGGGCTCGTTACCTGCATCACTTTCGTCTGGCTTTCAGCGCCAGATCTGGCCGCGACGCAGCTTGTCGTCGAGATCGTCACCACCGTTCTCATCATGCTCGGGCTGCGTTGGTTGCCCAAGCGCTCGGAGACCCTGGTCGAGCCGACCGGTGTGCTGGCGCTTATGCGCCGCGCCCGCGACCTTGCCGTTGCTGTCATCGCCGGGGCAGGCATGGCCGTGATCTCCTACGCGGTGATGACCCGCGCGCCGCCGGACACGATCGCCAACTTCTTCGTGGAAAAATCCTATAGTGAAGGTGGCGGGCGTAATGTCGTCAACGTGATCCTCGTGGACTTCCGCGGCTTTGATACGCTGGGCGAGATCACGGTGCTGGGCATCGTCGCATTGACCGTGTTCGCGCTCCTCAGGCGCTTCCGGCCGGCGCCAGACAGCATCGAGCGGCCGGAACAGCAGCGCATCCAGTATGCGAACGACGAGGAGGACCCCGATCGCGAACCTGGCGCTACCGCGTCGGACTATCTGTTCGTGCCGTCGATCATCATGCAGTGGATGTTCGCGGTGGTCATCGTCCTTGCGGCCTATCTGCTTTTGCGCGGCCATGATGCGCCGGGCGGCGGCTTTGCCGCCGGGGTGGCATTGGCGGCCGGCTTCATCCTCCAGTATATGGCGGCGGGGACCAATTGGGTCGAGAGCAGGCTGCGCGTCCTGCCTGTCAGGTGGATCGGCGGTGGTCTGCTGCTCGCCGCGTTCACCGGGGCGGCCGCCATCTTGTTCGGCCGTCCGTTCCTCACCTCCTATTTCCGCTACGCCGAACTTCCCTTGATCGGCAAGGTTCCGCTGGCGAGTGCTGCCCTTTTCGATCTCGGCGTCTTCGCACTGGTCGTGGGCGCGACCGTCCTCATGCTCATCGCGATCGCCCACCAGTCCATCCGCCGGTTGCGAGCCGCCCGCGTCGAGGAACAGTAA
- a CDS encoding ABC transporter substrate-binding protein, translating into MKKLLASTVLALALGGFAGAASAAECGDVTIANMNWQSAEVLANIDKLILNEGYGCNASLVIGDTVPTLTSMTEKGEPDVAPEGWVDLLPDVVHRGIEEKKLVSTGQALSDGAVQGWFIPKYIADAHPDIKTIPDALKHPELFPAPEDKSKGAVFNGPQGWGGTRVTAQFFKAYDAAKHGFVLVDTGSAAGLDGSIAKAYERKEGWLGYYWAPTAILGKYDMVKLEYGVPYDAVEWKRCNTVADCPDPKPNAWPKDHVETLVTTKFAERAGPAMDYFKKRTWSNATVNKLLAWMTDEQATGEEGAKHFLKNNPDIWTKWVSPDVAEKIKKAVD; encoded by the coding sequence ATGAAGAAGCTGCTTGCTTCGACCGTCCTTGCCTTGGCGCTGGGCGGTTTCGCAGGCGCGGCGTCAGCCGCAGAATGCGGCGATGTCACCATCGCTAACATGAACTGGCAGTCGGCCGAGGTACTGGCCAATATCGATAAGCTGATCCTGAACGAAGGCTATGGCTGCAATGCCAGCCTCGTCATCGGCGACACCGTGCCGACATTGACGTCGATGACCGAGAAGGGCGAGCCGGATGTGGCCCCCGAAGGCTGGGTCGATCTCCTGCCGGACGTCGTGCATCGCGGCATCGAGGAGAAGAAACTGGTGTCCACGGGCCAGGCGCTTTCCGATGGCGCGGTCCAGGGATGGTTTATCCCGAAATACATCGCCGACGCGCATCCCGACATCAAGACCATCCCCGATGCGCTCAAGCATCCGGAACTCTTCCCCGCTCCGGAGGACAAGTCCAAGGGCGCCGTTTTCAACGGGCCGCAGGGCTGGGGCGGAACCCGCGTGACGGCGCAATTTTTCAAGGCGTATGACGCGGCGAAACATGGCTTCGTTCTTGTCGACACCGGCTCAGCCGCCGGCCTCGACGGTTCGATCGCCAAGGCCTACGAGCGCAAGGAAGGCTGGCTCGGCTATTATTGGGCGCCGACCGCGATCCTCGGTAAATATGACATGGTGAAGCTCGAATACGGCGTTCCCTACGATGCGGTGGAGTGGAAGCGCTGCAATACGGTGGCCGACTGTCCCGACCCGAAGCCGAACGCCTGGCCGAAGGATCATGTCGAGACACTGGTGACGACAAAGTTCGCCGAACGCGCCGGCCCGGCCATGGACTATTTCAAGAAGCGGACCTGGTCGAACGCCACGGTGAACAAGCTGCTCGCCTGGATGACCGATGAGCAGGCGACCGGCGAGGAAGGCGCGAAGCACTTCCTGAAGAACAATCCGGACATCTGGACCAAATGGGTCAGCCCGGACGTGGCCGAAAAGATCAAGAAGGCGGTCGACTGA